The nucleotide window CATGCGCATCCTGCCGGAATTGGTGGACCTGTCCAAATCACAAGGCAGCGAAAAAATCGCCGCTCGCGAAGACCCCGCCAAATGGAACTTCCCCGATCTCAGCGAATTGCTGCTCGCTCCAGTTGCCGCCACAACTGGGGGCAGCACCTGACTTCACGCCTCGCACGCAGTGTGCATTTTTTGTCTGGCGATCAGGTCGGGCTTTTCACATACCCCGTGCGCAAGGCATACGCCCACTCTGGACGCCCACGCAGCTCAGCCAAGCGCGCCATGGGCTCGTAGTCATACGGCACGTTATGCAGTGCGGTGTGCCACAAACTGCCTACCTGTTCGATGATGGCGTAACGGGCGTCGGGCGAGCCGTTTTGCACGATGTGCGCTACCGGGTGCATGTCCTCATAGGCCGCCAGCCCCACGCTGCCCGGGTTGCACAGCAGTTGTCCGGCGCGTGAACGCAAGGCGCGTGGAATGTGGGTGTGGCCGCAGGCCACCACCGCGGCTTTCACGTCACCCAGGCGGGCTTCGACCTCATCGGCGGTGGCGGGCAGCGTGCCACCTGGCACGGCATTCTCAAAGAAGTAATGCAGGTCGCTGGTGGGCGTGCCGTGGCACAGGAAAACATCTTGCGCCAGCAGATGGGTGGCAGGCAACGCACGCAGCCACGCCAATTCGGCCTCGCCCAACTGGGCGTGTGCATAGGCATCGGATGCACCACGCTGCTCGGCGGAGTGGGTCAGGATTTGCCGCTCGTGGTTGCCCGCCAGACTGAGCCACCCCGACGCCATGAGGTACTGCGCGGTCTCCAACGGTAGCAAGGGGCCAGACAGGCTGTCGCCCAGGTTGACGATCAAGTCCACACCCCGGCGCCGGATGTCCGCCGCCACGGCTTCGAGTGCGGGCAGGTTGCCATGGATGTCGGAGATAAGTGCGATGCGCATAGTGCAGTCACTGTACTGCAGCGAACAAGTGAGTGAGCTGACCGAGGGTTACGACCGTCTCCCTGGGGCCAGTAGTTGACTTCTATGTATGACCACACTTGAGAACTCCCAAAGTGGCTACTTCAAGGTCTGATCAGACCCCAAAGCGGTTAGAGGCTGCCAATCCAACTTCCAACTTGCTGATATGGTCCTTGATCGAAGCGAGATAGGTTTTCATATCAGATATGGCCTTGTCACCATAACGCCCAC belongs to Rhodoferax saidenbachensis and includes:
- a CDS encoding metallophosphoesterase family protein, which gives rise to MRIALISDIHGNLPALEAVAADIRRRGVDLIVNLGDSLSGPLLPLETAQYLMASGWLSLAGNHERQILTHSAEQRGASDAYAHAQLGEAELAWLRALPATHLLAQDVFLCHGTPTSDLHYFFENAVPGGTLPATADEVEARLGDVKAAVVACGHTHIPRALRSRAGQLLCNPGSVGLAAYEDMHPVAHIVQNGSPDARYAIIEQVGSLWHTALHNVPYDYEPMARLAELRGRPEWAYALRTGYVKSPT